In Mangrovivirga cuniculi, the following proteins share a genomic window:
- a CDS encoding shikimate kinase, with protein MEFSRLIYLIGLPGSGKSSVGKVLSSKLDCDFIDLDEWIEKNEKTSIKEIFAVKGENYFRDLETHALEILSDKFVTGTVISTGGGTPCYNDNIRLLKSTGLLVYLKTDIDVLVKRIESNLTEKDNRPLFNAVDIESKYKALLRDRSSYYENAHLIVDTGRLTEIEIADLILSEIRQ; from the coding sequence ATGGAGTTTTCACGCCTGATTTATCTGATAGGATTGCCTGGTTCAGGTAAATCATCTGTAGGTAAAGTATTAAGCAGCAAACTTGATTGTGATTTTATCGATCTTGATGAATGGATCGAGAAAAATGAGAAAACCTCGATAAAAGAAATATTTGCAGTAAAAGGTGAAAACTACTTCCGGGACCTGGAAACACATGCTTTGGAAATACTTTCAGATAAATTTGTAACCGGGACTGTAATATCAACCGGTGGTGGAACTCCTTGTTATAATGATAATATAAGGCTTCTGAAAAGCACTGGTTTGTTGGTATACCTCAAAACAGATATTGATGTTTTGGTTAAAAGAATAGAAAGCAATTTGACTGAAAAGGATAACCGACCACTTTTTAATGCAGTTGATATAGAATCTAAATATAAAGCTCTTTTAAGAGACCGAAGTTCATATTATGAAAATGCACATTTAATTGTGGATACCGGAAGATTAACTGAAATAGAAATTGCTGATTTAATTCTTTCAGAAATCAGACAATAA
- a CDS encoding OmpP1/FadL family transporter: MISLNKLYLTLLFLIFSIPLSAQTYVEIVEKAANTEISGTARMQALGGAQVSLGGDISSIYSNPAGLGFFNQSNFGLTGGFNFLNSKANFYGNDTEDSDFRFNTPTLGAVFQNDGKSNSIIKSQGFGLSVTSTAIYDQTEYFTASNPQTDFSGDFYDYIYSIYDQNSFSPEFQNTLPELAYNAYLVDEDNLGLYYIEGTYYPSLPASITYSSDTRGQNSSFNLAYGININDRVYLGAGLNFNFYSFTTETFYTETRSEDALATLNYNQFIDVNGGGISGTFGIIARPVNNMTVGLSYQTRTSYRMNDYAEILVQGIFNNYEYDTGEETIILNNETAIQAYESEYRFSTPGKLRVGATYLFGKKGFITADVEHINYAGMSLRSGSNIDFSDDNNFIENNYESVWNFRTGIEYRLSKAFYLRGGYANYASPMENDENTGATSIYSGGLGYRSSKGFYIDLTYQNKSQTGVNRSPFTIAEPYATDLDRNAPTATIDRSTSSILVTMGKAF, from the coding sequence ATGATTTCTTTAAACAAATTATATCTAACCCTACTTTTTTTAATATTCAGCATTCCCCTTTCAGCACAAACCTATGTTGAAATTGTTGAGAAAGCTGCAAATACAGAAATTAGTGGAACAGCAAGAATGCAGGCTTTGGGAGGAGCACAAGTTTCTCTGGGAGGTGATATAAGTAGTATTTATTCAAATCCTGCAGGACTTGGATTTTTCAATCAAAGTAATTTTGGCCTAACAGGAGGTTTTAACTTTCTTAATTCAAAGGCGAATTTTTACGGTAACGATACTGAGGATAGTGATTTCAGATTTAATACCCCTACCCTTGGAGCTGTCTTCCAAAATGATGGAAAAAGTAATAGTATTATAAAATCACAAGGGTTTGGATTATCTGTTACAAGTACTGCCATATACGACCAGACTGAATATTTCACTGCATCAAATCCTCAAACAGATTTTAGCGGTGATTTTTATGATTATATATACAGCATTTATGATCAAAATTCCTTTAGTCCTGAATTTCAAAACACACTACCAGAACTAGCTTATAATGCGTATCTGGTCGATGAAGATAATCTCGGACTGTATTATATAGAGGGTACTTATTATCCTTCACTTCCCGCATCTATAACCTATTCATCTGATACCAGAGGACAAAACAGTAGTTTTAATCTTGCCTATGGAATAAATATCAATGATAGAGTTTACCTGGGTGCAGGATTGAACTTTAACTTTTACAGCTTCACAACAGAAACATTTTATACTGAAACAAGGAGTGAAGATGCCCTGGCTACATTAAACTATAATCAATTCATCGATGTTAATGGAGGGGGAATTAGCGGGACCTTCGGTATTATTGCCCGTCCGGTAAATAATATGACTGTTGGTCTTTCATACCAGACAAGAACTTCATACAGAATGAATGATTATGCTGAAATTCTCGTTCAGGGAATTTTTAATAATTATGAATATGATACCGGGGAGGAAACGATAATCTTAAACAATGAAACAGCTATACAGGCTTACGAATCAGAATATAGATTTTCTACTCCGGGGAAATTAAGGGTTGGTGCTACATATTTATTTGGCAAAAAGGGATTTATTACTGCGGACGTTGAACATATTAATTACGCTGGTATGAGTCTACGCAGTGGGTCGAATATAGACTTTAGTGATGACAACAATTTCATAGAAAACAACTATGAGTCTGTATGGAACTTTCGAACCGGAATTGAATACCGTCTTTCAAAAGCTTTCTATTTAAGAGGTGGTTATGCCAATTATGCCAGCCCAATGGAAAATGATGAAAATACAGGCGCAACAAGTATTTATAGCGGAGGATTAGGATACAGGAGTAGTAAAGGCTTTTATATAGACCTTACCTATCAAAATAAATCTCAAACAGGCGTGAATAGGTCTCCATTCACAATAGCAGAACCATATGCTACTGACCTTGACAGAAATGCTCCTACAGCTACTATTGACCGATCCACATCTTCAATATTGGTAACCATGGGTAAGGCATTCTAA
- a CDS encoding WG repeat-containing protein: MSYLKIFLLPIVMLTFGSSVIFANYEIFKKDGKEGLLNPDGKVVVPAMYDKLGWSNGSTEIIDNKYLGYKKNNRWGILEIEEQSVPDPVYYSLYPVFDDNFIAAKPNSKSELTFGLINIKGKEQIAFEYNFLEVSASDEYLIATKWIDGKQFKGIVDKKGRILLSFKFKSIVEIIDNNFILSEDGDSFYCYDLEENLTTSAAYDKISVLKDRILIGNHKGKKGLLDSNGRALTDVIYSSISIKGNEIILQESNSIHILSELNKEQKLLLNDRLIPIKNNKGYIAASGNQWQLLDENFSPVNNIWYDSIAFSHSANYLILKKGNKYGVADKSLSVFSDFNYDFIESAGHYFVGAKHNGQEYIYTILNERLNPINGEKYDSVSINDNGGFIVSKNGKQGYLDKNGNKITDIKFSYAGHFMGDLAKVKYQDTFGVINTEGEWALMPYYSSLKRVNEETFIFTKKQQYGVFNLTDGIQFETGNKLSVHPAGILEESSEKIKDLYKLNGRRLFPYSFNEIQTINDTLFYIFSEKYGRYLLNNKSEKYKKLEKEIIEFGGFRDGFYSVNIDGQWGYVDTEERLRISNRYDTVGLFSQNMAPIMILNKWGYINLRENIVIQPRYESVISHNNLILAKRKGLWG, from the coding sequence ATGTCTTATCTTAAAATATTTTTGTTACCGATCGTCATGCTGACTTTCGGTAGCTCTGTCATTTTTGCCAATTACGAAATTTTTAAAAAAGATGGCAAAGAAGGATTGTTAAATCCAGATGGCAAAGTCGTGGTTCCTGCAATGTATGATAAACTAGGCTGGAGTAACGGTTCAACCGAAATTATCGACAACAAATACCTTGGTTATAAAAAGAACAATCGATGGGGCATACTCGAGATCGAAGAGCAATCAGTTCCCGATCCTGTTTATTATTCACTTTATCCAGTCTTTGATGATAACTTTATAGCCGCCAAACCTAACAGTAAATCTGAATTAACTTTTGGTTTAATCAACATCAAAGGAAAAGAGCAAATAGCTTTCGAATATAACTTTCTTGAAGTATCTGCATCAGATGAATATCTGATAGCAACTAAATGGATAGACGGAAAGCAATTTAAAGGAATAGTTGATAAAAAAGGTCGGATTCTTTTATCATTCAAATTTAAATCTATTGTAGAAATAATTGATAATAATTTCATTCTCTCAGAAGATGGAGATTCTTTTTATTGCTATGATCTGGAAGAAAACCTAACAACTTCTGCAGCTTACGATAAAATAAGTGTTTTAAAAGACAGAATCCTTATAGGAAATCACAAGGGGAAAAAAGGTTTGCTTGATTCAAATGGAAGAGCACTGACTGATGTCATTTATTCCTCGATATCAATAAAGGGTAATGAAATCATCCTTCAGGAAAGCAATAGCATCCATATTTTATCAGAACTTAATAAAGAACAAAAATTACTCCTTAATGACAGATTAATACCAATAAAGAACAATAAAGGCTATATAGCTGCATCGGGCAACCAGTGGCAGCTATTAGATGAAAATTTTTCACCAGTTAATAATATCTGGTACGATTCAATAGCTTTTAGTCATTCTGCTAATTATCTGATCCTGAAAAAAGGAAATAAATATGGAGTTGCAGACAAATCATTGAGTGTATTCTCTGATTTCAATTATGATTTCATAGAATCTGCCGGTCACTATTTTGTAGGAGCAAAACATAATGGTCAAGAGTATATCTATACCATATTAAATGAAAGGCTAAACCCTATTAATGGTGAAAAATACGATTCCGTAAGTATCAATGATAATGGTGGGTTCATCGTAAGTAAAAACGGAAAACAGGGATACCTTGATAAAAACGGCAATAAAATCACTGATATTAAGTTCTCTTATGCCGGTCATTTCATGGGCGATCTTGCAAAAGTAAAATACCAGGATACATTCGGAGTAATAAATACTGAAGGTGAATGGGCTTTAATGCCTTACTACTCTTCATTAAAAAGAGTGAACGAGGAAACTTTTATATTCACTAAAAAACAGCAATATGGAGTTTTTAACCTAACAGATGGCATCCAGTTTGAAACTGGAAACAAATTATCAGTTCATCCTGCAGGTATCCTTGAAGAAAGCTCAGAAAAAATTAAAGATCTCTATAAATTAAACGGCAGGAGGTTATTCCCTTACTCCTTTAATGAAATTCAAACCATAAACGACACCTTATTCTATATTTTTAGTGAGAAATATGGACGTTACCTCCTAAATAATAAAAGTGAAAAATATAAAAAACTCGAGAAAGAGATAATTGAATTCGGTGGATTTAGAGATGGTTTTTATTCTGTAAATATCGATGGGCAATGGGGATATGTTGATACGGAAGAAAGACTGAGAATTAGCAATAGATATGATACTGTTGGTCTTTTTTCTCAAAACATGGCTCCAATTATGATATTAAATAAGTGGGGGTATATAAACTTAAGAGAAAATATAGTAATTCAGCCAAGATATGAATCAGTCATCTCACACAACAATCTAATATTAGCTAAAAGAAAAGGTCTTTGGGGCTAA
- a CDS encoding N-acetylmuramoyl-L-alanine amidase: MRFFALLLTVFLFTVNGTAQDVDVELYKKRIERHLPKLIKHESLKNHFNFEENYLEVFEHPSDKRTGRPPEFRLYYTEIPLFLKIIYNASREEAIDFYQRKGTSAFPKSIAEKYDEFSLDRPTRFAGLRVAIDPGHFAGNEREAKQEAKFLKIKGNEIGQRKDLFFYEAQLTYATAEILREMLENELASVKLTRVQGESAVGKSFDKWYKEDFIRVRDEICGNDELPESMCKSLKADPGPKNAFFKLYKYLDFTGRADVINNYKADLTVVIHYNAKEDNPRDKKGFTTPTKENYAMAFIPGSFLQNELKKVDQRIDFLRLLLSDDIDRSEELASAYINDHEETLGVPALPEDNSLRHIEYVNIYSGEEGVYHRNLYLTRAVKGAVVYGESLYQDNIDEIKKLTRSGLTYEQLLKNERLKEVARSYFLAIENYLKYKEADQSKNQ; encoded by the coding sequence ATGAGGTTTTTTGCACTATTACTCACTGTGTTTCTGTTTACTGTTAATGGAACTGCCCAGGATGTTGATGTTGAATTATATAAGAAGAGAATTGAGAGGCATCTCCCCAAACTGATCAAACATGAAAGCCTTAAAAATCATTTCAATTTTGAAGAAAATTATTTAGAGGTTTTTGAACACCCATCTGATAAAAGAACAGGAAGACCTCCTGAATTTAGATTGTATTACACTGAAATACCCCTCTTTCTAAAGATTATCTATAATGCTTCGAGAGAAGAAGCTATTGATTTTTATCAAAGAAAAGGGACTTCAGCTTTTCCAAAATCCATTGCCGAAAAATACGATGAGTTTTCCTTAGACAGACCAACGCGGTTTGCAGGTCTGCGCGTAGCCATTGACCCGGGACACTTTGCCGGTAATGAAAGGGAAGCAAAACAAGAAGCTAAGTTTCTAAAAATAAAAGGAAATGAGATAGGTCAAAGAAAGGATTTATTCTTTTATGAAGCCCAACTTACCTATGCAACTGCTGAAATTTTAAGAGAAATGCTGGAAAATGAACTGGCAAGCGTGAAGTTGACCAGAGTTCAGGGTGAGTCAGCTGTTGGGAAAAGCTTTGATAAATGGTATAAAGAGGATTTTATTAGGGTAAGAGATGAAATCTGTGGTAATGATGAACTACCTGAAAGCATGTGTAAAAGTCTGAAAGCTGATCCGGGACCAAAAAATGCTTTTTTTAAATTATATAAATACCTTGATTTTACTGGTCGTGCTGACGTGATAAATAATTACAAAGCAGATCTTACCGTGGTAATTCACTATAATGCGAAGGAAGATAATCCACGTGATAAGAAAGGATTTACTACTCCTACAAAAGAAAATTATGCCATGGCTTTTATTCCTGGAAGTTTTCTTCAGAATGAATTAAAAAAAGTCGATCAGCGAATCGATTTCTTAAGATTATTATTGAGTGATGATATAGATCGCAGTGAAGAATTGGCAAGTGCTTATATAAATGACCATGAAGAGACATTGGGAGTACCAGCTTTGCCGGAAGATAATAGTCTGCGTCATATTGAGTATGTTAATATTTATTCAGGGGAGGAAGGAGTTTACCACAGAAATTTATATCTAACCCGCGCTGTAAAAGGAGCAGTGGTGTATGGTGAAAGCTTATATCAGGATAATATAGATGAAATTAAAAAGCTGACCAGATCAGGCTTAACTTATGAGCAATTGTTAAAGAACGAAAGGCTAAAAGAAGTTGCCAGGTCATATTTTCTGGCAATAGAAAATTATCTCAAATATAAAGAGGCTGATCAATCTAAAAATCAGTAA
- the floA gene encoding flotillin-like protein FloA (flotillin-like protein involved in membrane lipid rafts) — MNVMIVVYVVLAIIGLIFFLMFFQIFGLWLSALLSKVYINLFQLFFMRLRKVPPSVIVNAMITSSKAGLSLTRDELEAHYLAGGNVPQVTNALISADKANIALDFQQAAAIDLAGRDVFEAVQTSVNPKVINTPSVAAVAKDGIQLIAKARVTVRANIKRLVGGAGEETILARVGEGIVTSIGSAKTHKEVLENPDNISKLVLERGLDAGTAFEILSIDVADIDVGDNIGAKLQIDQANADLKVAEARAEQRRAMAVAVEQEMKAKAQEMQARVIEAEAEVPKAMAEAFRQGNLGIMDFYKMKNIQSDTDMRNSIAGPDDSGKDKDKDD; from the coding sequence ATGAATGTAATGATCGTTGTTTATGTAGTACTGGCCATCATTGGATTGATATTCTTTCTGATGTTTTTCCAGATCTTCGGATTGTGGTTGTCAGCACTTTTATCAAAGGTTTATATTAACCTTTTCCAGTTATTCTTTATGAGGTTAAGGAAGGTGCCGCCTTCAGTTATTGTAAATGCAATGATTACCTCTAGTAAAGCAGGCTTATCACTTACTCGTGACGAACTTGAAGCTCATTATCTAGCTGGTGGTAATGTACCGCAGGTGACCAATGCGTTGATATCTGCAGATAAAGCAAATATTGCACTTGATTTTCAGCAGGCTGCTGCGATCGATCTGGCTGGTAGAGATGTATTTGAGGCAGTTCAAACTTCTGTAAATCCAAAAGTAATTAATACTCCTTCGGTGGCTGCAGTTGCAAAAGACGGTATTCAGTTGATTGCTAAAGCAAGGGTAACAGTAAGAGCTAATATTAAAAGATTAGTAGGTGGAGCCGGTGAAGAAACAATTCTTGCTCGTGTAGGTGAGGGAATCGTTACCTCTATTGGTTCGGCTAAAACACATAAAGAGGTTCTTGAAAACCCTGATAATATTTCAAAACTTGTACTGGAAAGAGGTCTTGATGCAGGGACGGCTTTTGAGATTCTATCGATTGACGTGGCTGATATTGATGTTGGAGACAATATCGGTGCTAAACTTCAGATTGATCAGGCAAATGCTGACCTCAAAGTAGCTGAGGCAAGAGCTGAGCAACGAAGAGCAATGGCTGTTGCCGTTGAACAGGAAATGAAAGCTAAAGCTCAGGAGATGCAGGCTCGAGTGATTGAAGCTGAAGCTGAAGTTCCAAAAGCTATGGCTGAAGCATTCAGGCAGGGGAATCTGGGTATCATGGATTTTTATAAAATGAAAAATATTCAATCAGATACTGATATGAGAAATTCCATTGCCGGACCGGATGATTCTGGTAAGGATAAAGACAAAGATGATTGA
- the hemA gene encoding glutamyl-tRNA reductase, with amino-acid sequence MVKNFKSLALSYKSTPLEIREMVALSESEIKQLLARFKELTNGEDFLILSTCNRTEFYYSSEEILNNLIITELSLLKGLSNSKKLAEYFETIADNNLAVERLFRVSMGLEAQVVGDIQISNQVKRAYQWCADEEMAGPFLHRLMHTIFFTNKRVVQETPFRDGAASVSYASSELVEDLKNTMVNPTILVVGLGEIGIDVCRNLAGTTDCEIVVVNRTQSKADAMALECGFQSDKLENLPDLVDKAQIIISSVSSPEPIIIPEMIRHSVIAKYFIDLSVPRSIDTSIDNVSGCMVYGIDDIQAKATSALDRRLEAIPQVEEIITESITEFNDWAKEMVVSPTIKKFKSALEDIRKEELSRYLKKASEEEMKIAEQITKSMMQKIIKLPVIQLKAACKRGEADTLIDVLNDLFNLEKEEQKNLK; translated from the coding sequence ATGGTGAAAAATTTTAAATCATTAGCATTATCTTATAAAAGCACTCCTTTAGAAATAAGGGAAATGGTTGCTTTATCCGAAAGCGAGATTAAGCAACTATTAGCTCGTTTTAAGGAATTGACTAATGGAGAAGACTTTCTTATTTTAAGTACGTGTAACAGAACTGAATTTTATTACAGTTCTGAAGAAATTCTTAATAATCTCATAATTACAGAATTATCTTTACTTAAAGGCCTGTCCAACTCAAAAAAACTAGCTGAATATTTTGAAACAATCGCAGATAATAATTTAGCTGTTGAAAGATTATTCAGAGTTTCTATGGGGCTTGAAGCCCAGGTAGTTGGCGATATTCAGATATCAAATCAGGTTAAAAGAGCCTACCAATGGTGTGCCGATGAAGAGATGGCTGGTCCGTTCCTTCACAGATTGATGCACACGATATTTTTTACTAATAAAAGAGTAGTTCAGGAAACTCCATTCAGAGATGGAGCAGCAAGTGTATCATATGCATCCAGTGAATTAGTGGAAGACCTTAAAAACACCATGGTTAATCCGACAATACTTGTAGTCGGCCTTGGAGAGATAGGTATTGATGTTTGTAGAAATCTAGCCGGAACTACTGACTGCGAAATTGTAGTGGTAAATCGTACTCAATCAAAAGCCGATGCAATGGCTCTTGAATGCGGTTTCCAAAGTGATAAATTAGAAAACTTGCCCGATCTTGTTGATAAAGCACAAATTATTATTAGCTCTGTCAGTTCACCAGAGCCAATTATAATTCCGGAAATGATCAGGCATTCGGTTATCGCCAAGTATTTTATAGATCTTTCCGTGCCAAGAAGTATCGATACATCTATAGACAATGTATCAGGTTGTATGGTATACGGGATTGATGATATTCAGGCAAAAGCAACAAGTGCTCTTGATCGCAGACTTGAAGCTATCCCACAAGTAGAAGAAATCATCACTGAAAGCATAACCGAATTTAATGATTGGGCGAAAGAAATGGTTGTTTCGCCTACGATCAAAAAATTTAAAAGCGCTCTTGAAGATATTAGAAAAGAAGAGCTATCCCGTTATCTGAAAAAAGCTTCTGAAGAGGAGATGAAAATAGCAGAGCAGATCACAAAAAGTATGATGCAAAAAATCATCAAGCTTCCTGTGATCCAGCTAAAGGCAGCCTGTAAAAGAGGAGAGGCTGATACGCTTATTGATGTGTTGAATGATCTTTTTAACCTGGAAAAAGAAGAACAGAAGAACCTAAAATAG
- the proS gene encoding proline--tRNA ligase: MSKGLPKRSEDYSAWYNELVKRADLAENSAVRGCMVIKPYGFSIWEKMQQTLDKMFKDTGHTNAYFPLFIPKSYLSREADHVEGFAKECAVVTHYRLKNADDGSGVVVDPEAKLEEELIVRPTSETVIWNTYKNWVESYRDLPILVNQWANVVRWEMRTRLFLRTAEFLWQEGHTAHATKDEAIKETEQMINVYADFVENFMGVPVIKGLKSENERFAGALETYCIEALMQDGKALQAGTSHFLGQNFAKAFDVKFTGKDGKLEHVWGTSWGVSTRLMGALIMAHSDDAGLVLPPNLAPIHVVIVPIYKKDEQLQAISEKANQIKKALQDKGYSVKFDDRDTHKPGWKFAEYELKGVPLRIAIGPRDLENGTVELARRDTKEKNTVEIEGIENRIPDLLDEIQNSIFERARSFRDENIRKADTYEEFKKILDENGGFIKAHWDGTSETEEKIKNETKATIRCIPLDNEMEEGKCIYTGNPSKQRVIFARAY, translated from the coding sequence ATGAGTAAAGGACTGCCAAAGAGAAGCGAAGACTATTCAGCCTGGTATAATGAACTGGTAAAACGTGCTGATCTGGCGGAAAATTCGGCCGTAAGAGGGTGTATGGTGATAAAACCGTATGGTTTTTCCATTTGGGAAAAAATGCAGCAGACCCTTGATAAAATGTTTAAAGATACTGGTCACACTAATGCCTACTTCCCGCTTTTTATACCAAAATCTTATTTAAGTCGTGAAGCTGACCACGTTGAGGGGTTTGCAAAGGAATGTGCAGTAGTAACTCATTACAGGTTAAAAAATGCGGATGATGGTTCTGGAGTAGTTGTAGATCCTGAGGCCAAGCTTGAGGAAGAACTAATAGTTCGTCCTACATCGGAGACAGTCATTTGGAATACTTATAAAAACTGGGTAGAGTCATACAGAGATCTGCCAATTTTGGTAAACCAATGGGCAAATGTTGTTCGATGGGAAATGAGGACAAGGTTGTTTCTGAGAACTGCAGAATTTTTATGGCAGGAAGGGCATACGGCCCATGCTACTAAAGATGAAGCAATCAAAGAAACCGAGCAAATGATAAATGTTTATGCTGATTTTGTTGAAAACTTCATGGGTGTCCCTGTGATTAAAGGACTAAAATCAGAAAACGAAAGGTTTGCCGGTGCTCTTGAGACTTATTGTATTGAAGCACTTATGCAGGATGGTAAAGCTCTTCAGGCTGGTACAAGTCATTTTCTAGGACAGAATTTTGCAAAAGCCTTTGATGTGAAGTTTACCGGTAAAGATGGTAAGCTTGAACACGTATGGGGAACCAGCTGGGGTGTGAGTACTCGTTTGATGGGAGCTTTGATAATGGCTCATAGTGATGACGCCGGACTTGTATTGCCTCCAAACCTTGCTCCGATCCATGTTGTCATTGTTCCTATATATAAAAAGGATGAACAATTACAGGCCATTTCTGAAAAGGCTAACCAGATTAAAAAGGCTTTACAGGATAAAGGATATTCAGTAAAATTTGATGATAGAGATACTCATAAGCCAGGATGGAAATTTGCTGAATATGAGTTGAAAGGAGTTCCTTTAAGAATTGCTATTGGCCCCAGAGATCTTGAGAACGGTACAGTTGAGCTGGCGAGAAGAGATACTAAAGAGAAAAACACAGTAGAAATTGAGGGGATTGAGAACAGAATACCTGATCTGCTGGATGAAATACAAAACAGTATTTTTGAACGTGCCAGAAGTTTCAGAGATGAAAACATAAGGAAGGCTGATACTTATGAGGAGTTTAAAAAGATTCTTGATGAGAATGGTGGGTTTATTAAAGCTCACTGGGATGGAACATCTGAAACAGAGGAAAAGATAAAGAATGAAACTAAGGCAACAATACGATGTATTCCGTTAGACAACGAAATGGAAGAGGGGAAATGCATTTATACTGGTAACCCAAGTAAACAGCGAGTTATTTTTGCCAGAGCATACTAA
- a CDS encoding WG repeat-containing protein → MGLIDRKGNEIIECIYNEITGLPNKEHYLVKRGNYSGLIKTDGSQLLFPKFDKIIPLENGDYRVQKRGKWGIYDSNGINIIPDIYDELYYDKQNKQYVGMTTGKKSTEPIAKYL, encoded by the coding sequence TTGGGGCTAATAGACAGAAAAGGAAACGAAATAATCGAGTGTATTTATAATGAGATTACTGGTCTTCCAAATAAAGAACACTATCTGGTCAAAAGAGGAAACTATTCTGGTCTTATCAAGACGGATGGATCCCAATTACTCTTCCCTAAATTTGATAAAATAATCCCTCTTGAAAATGGGGATTACAGAGTCCAAAAAAGAGGTAAATGGGGGATTTACGATTCAAATGGAATAAATATAATTCCCGATATCTATGATGAATTGTATTACGATAAGCAAAATAAGCAGTATGTAGGTATGACAACTGGTAAAAAATCCACAGAGCCAATCGCAAAATATCTTTAA
- a CDS encoding NfeD family protein yields MAEWIPVLVLILLGFLLIAAEIIFIPGTTIVGFLGLGVVVTGIVIAYLDHGDTAGNIILGSSILIFSGMVFLAFKLKVWQKFSVSSSVSGRIRSDADIKLKVGQVGTTVSALRPSGEAEFDGERYEVYSAGQFLDSGKTIEIISIEKGGRKVMVKQK; encoded by the coding sequence ATGGCTGAATGGATCCCTGTTCTTGTGTTGATCTTATTAGGATTTCTTCTGATTGCAGCTGAGATTATCTTTATTCCCGGAACTACTATTGTTGGTTTTCTGGGGCTTGGGGTTGTTGTTACCGGAATTGTAATTGCCTATCTCGATCACGGAGATACAGCAGGTAATATTATCCTGGGGAGCTCAATATTAATCTTTTCCGGGATGGTTTTTCTAGCCTTTAAATTGAAGGTCTGGCAAAAATTTTCAGTCAGTTCATCAGTATCAGGAAGAATAAGAAGTGATGCAGATATAAAATTGAAAGTGGGACAGGTCGGAACGACAGTTTCAGCATTAAGGCCGTCAGGTGAGGCTGAATTTGACGGGGAAAGATATGAAGTATATTCTGCAGGTCAATTCCTGGATAGTGGAAAAACAATTGAAATTATTTCCATTGAAAAAGGAGGAAGAAAAGTAATGGTAAAACAAAAATAG